Proteins from a single region of Haloplanus sp. GDY1:
- the speB gene encoding agmatinase gives MTFPGATADRADAAYVVVGAPLDISTTFQPGTRFGPDRIRRFADSFEDYDHHTDRHFSELGVHDAGDLHAWTDAAEYVDFLAGELSDALADGATPLLLGGEHTVTVAGVRAVSPDLFVCLDAHLDLRREFDGDPWSHATVTRRALDVAEHAVIVGVRAGSEREWRRASEGDVTVVDPDAVAERGADAVREAMAAAADLDSATTYLSVDVDAADPAVAPGTGTMEPGGLSAREIRGVVRAIAPRADGADVVEVNDRDDGQAATLAGALLRDFVFAHADAASP, from the coding sequence ATGACGTTCCCAGGGGCGACCGCCGACCGCGCGGACGCCGCCTACGTCGTCGTCGGCGCACCGCTCGATATCTCCACGACGTTCCAGCCCGGCACCCGGTTCGGTCCCGACCGGATCCGGCGCTTCGCCGACTCGTTCGAGGACTACGACCACCACACCGACCGACACTTCTCCGAACTCGGCGTTCACGACGCGGGCGACCTCCACGCCTGGACCGACGCCGCCGAGTACGTCGACTTCCTCGCGGGCGAACTGTCGGACGCCCTCGCCGACGGCGCCACGCCACTCCTCCTCGGGGGCGAACACACCGTCACCGTCGCCGGCGTCCGCGCCGTCTCCCCGGACCTGTTCGTCTGTCTCGACGCCCACCTCGACCTCAGACGCGAGTTCGACGGCGACCCCTGGAGTCACGCCACGGTGACGCGACGGGCGCTCGACGTCGCGGAACACGCGGTGATCGTCGGCGTCCGCGCCGGGAGCGAACGCGAGTGGCGGCGGGCGAGCGAGGGGGACGTGACCGTCGTCGATCCCGACGCCGTGGCGGAGCGCGGCGCCGACGCCGTCCGCGAGGCGATGGCCGCGGCGGCCGACCTCGACTCGGCGACGACCTACCTCAGCGTCGACGTCGACGCCGCCGATCCGGCCGTCGCACCGGGAACGGGAACGATGGAACCCGGCGGGCTGTCGGCCCGCGAGATCCGTGGCGTCGTCCGGGCGATCGCCCCCCGCGCCGACGGCGCCGACGTCGTCGAGGTGAACGACCGCGACGACGGGCAGGCCGCGACGCTCGCCGGGGCGCTCCTCCGGGACTTCGTCTTCGCACACGCCGACGCCGCGAGCCCGTAG